In Myotis daubentonii chromosome 6, mMyoDau2.1, whole genome shotgun sequence, a genomic segment contains:
- the ULBP3 gene encoding UL16-binding protein 3 isoform X2, with the protein MGRTLGSQFYLVLLLLAVLPDCARGMPCTWGRGDSHCLHYDFNISFHEQAWCTVQVQMDGEKFLLYDCGSNKVISMNLLREEVKAMDSCKKELRTLTEVGNEIKHLSTDVKQEKYPDGAPFTLQVRMTCLCKADGSTSGSLEFSLGGERFLTFDSETEEYRADNSVGERLKKKWEKDEGLKKFFRKTLKGDCKGLYQCSLHWKKELETTAAPITAPAPATTTPTIASASPTKTTAPLDTWAIILIVSVIVTVLIIICIIGYRYRKSWQKMLLKSCWECGLVQKVSQLFGCLSTSSCSPVDLQEPQSLQQMQRLAEGREDTADAMLMSCSP; encoded by the exons ATGGGTAGGACCCTGGGCTCCCAGTTCTACCTCGTCCTCCTGCTGCTCGCGGTGCTGCCTGACTGTGCGCGGGGGATGCCCTGCACCTGGGGGCGCGGAG ATTCTCACTGTCTGCACTATGATTTCAACATTTCTTTTCATGAACAAGCATGGTGTACGGTCCAAGTACAGATGGATGGAGAGAAGTTTCTTTTATATGACTGTGGCAGCAATAAGGTCATATCTATGAATCTCCTGAGAGAGGAGGTAAAGGCCATGGATTCCTGTAAAAAAGAGTTACGTACCCTGACTGAGGTGGGAAACgaaataaaacatttatctaCTGACGTTAAACAGGAGAAATACCCAGACGGAG CTCCTTTCACCCTGCAGGTCAGGATGACGTGCCTGTGCAAAGCCGATGGAAGCACCAGTGGATCCTTGGAGTTTTCCTTGGGTGGAGAGAGGTTCCTTACATTTGATTCTGAGACAGAAGAGTACAGAGCGGATAATTCCGTAGGTGAACGGCTGAAAAAGAAGTGGGAGAAAGATGAGGGATTGAAGAAATTCTTCAGAAAAACCTTAAAGGGAGACTGCAAGGGATTGTATCAATGCTCGCTTCACTGGAAGAAAGAGCTGGAGACAACAG CTGCACCAatcacagcccctgccccagccacaaCCACACCGACCATAGCCTCAGCTTCACCAACCAAGACCACAGCCCCGTTGGACACCTGGGCCATCATTCTCATCGTATCTGTAATTGTGACCGTCCTGATCATCATTTGCATTATTGGGTACCGTTACAGAAAAAG TTGGCAGAAGATGCTGCTCAAAAGCTGCTGGGAGTGTGGTCTAGTTCAGAAGGTGTCTCAGCTGTTTGGCTGCCTTTCCACCTCCAGCTGTTCACCTGTTGACCTCCAGGAGCCGCAGTCCTTACAGCAAATGCAGAGACTTGCAGAAGGTCGTGAGGATACAGCAGATGCAATGCTCATGTCCTGTAGTCCATGA
- the ULBP3 gene encoding UL16-binding protein 3 isoform X7, which translates to MERIPGSEFCLVVLLLAVLPDCARGTPCAWGRGDSHCLHYDFNISFHEQAWCTVQVQMDGEKFLLYDCGSNKVISMNLLREEVKAMDSCKKELRTLTEVGNEIKHLSTDVKQEKYPDGAPFTLQVRMTCLCKADGSTSGSLEFSLGGERFLTFDSETEEYRADNSVGERLKKKWEKDEGLKKFFRKTLKGDCKGLYQCSLHWKKELETTAAPITAPAPATTTPTIASASPTKTTAPLDTWAIILIVSVIVTVLIIICIIGWQKMLLKSCWECGLVQKVSQLFGCLSTSSCSPVDLQEPQSLQQMQRLAEGREDTADAMLMSCSP; encoded by the exons ATTCTCACTGTCTGCACTATGATTTCAACATTTCTTTTCATGAACAAGCATGGTGTACGGTCCAAGTACAGATGGATGGAGAGAAGTTTCTTTTATATGACTGTGGCAGCAATAAGGTCATATCTATGAATCTCCTGAGAGAGGAGGTAAAGGCCATGGATTCCTGTAAAAAAGAGTTACGTACCCTGACTGAGGTGGGAAACgaaataaaacatttatctaCTGACGTTAAACAGGAGAAATACCCAGACGGAG CTCCTTTCACCCTGCAGGTCAGGATGACGTGCCTGTGCAAAGCCGATGGAAGCACCAGTGGATCCTTGGAGTTTTCCTTGGGTGGAGAGAGGTTCCTTACATTTGATTCTGAGACAGAAGAGTACAGAGCGGATAATTCCGTAGGTGAACGGCTGAAAAAGAAGTGGGAGAAAGATGAGGGATTGAAGAAATTCTTCAGAAAAACCTTAAAGGGAGACTGCAAGGGATTGTATCAATGCTCGCTTCACTGGAAGAAAGAGCTGGAGACAACAG CTGCACCAatcacagcccctgccccagccacaaCCACACCGACCATAGCCTCAGCTTCACCAACCAAGACCACAGCCCCGTTGGACACCTGGGCCATCATTCTCATCGTATCTGTAATTGTGACCGTCCTGATCATCATTTGCATTATTGG TTGGCAGAAGATGCTGCTCAAAAGCTGCTGGGAGTGTGGTCTAGTTCAGAAGGTGTCTCAGCTGTTTGGCTGCCTTTCCACCTCCAGCTGTTCACCTGTTGACCTCCAGGAGCCGCAGTCCTTACAGCAAATGCAGAGACTTGCAGAAGGTCGTGAGGATACAGCAGATGCAATGCTCATGTCCTGTAGTCCATGA
- the ULBP3 gene encoding UL16-binding protein 3 isoform X1 yields MERIPGSEFCLVVLLLAVLPDCARGTPCAWGRGDSHCLHYDFNISFHEQAWCTVQVQMDGEKFLLYDCGSNKVISMNLLREEVKAMDSCKKELRTLTEVGNEIKHLSTDVKQEKYPDGAPFTLQVRMTCLCKADGSTSGSLEFSLGGERFLTFDSETEEYRADNSVGERLKKKWEKDEGLKKFFRKTLKGDCKGLYQCSLHWKKELETTAAPITAPAPATTTPTIASASPTKTTAPLDTWAIILIVSVIVTVLIIICIIGYRYRKSWQKMLLKSCWECGLVQKVSQLFGCLSTSSCSPVDLQEPQSLQQMQRLAEGREDTADAMLMSCSP; encoded by the exons ATTCTCACTGTCTGCACTATGATTTCAACATTTCTTTTCATGAACAAGCATGGTGTACGGTCCAAGTACAGATGGATGGAGAGAAGTTTCTTTTATATGACTGTGGCAGCAATAAGGTCATATCTATGAATCTCCTGAGAGAGGAGGTAAAGGCCATGGATTCCTGTAAAAAAGAGTTACGTACCCTGACTGAGGTGGGAAACgaaataaaacatttatctaCTGACGTTAAACAGGAGAAATACCCAGACGGAG CTCCTTTCACCCTGCAGGTCAGGATGACGTGCCTGTGCAAAGCCGATGGAAGCACCAGTGGATCCTTGGAGTTTTCCTTGGGTGGAGAGAGGTTCCTTACATTTGATTCTGAGACAGAAGAGTACAGAGCGGATAATTCCGTAGGTGAACGGCTGAAAAAGAAGTGGGAGAAAGATGAGGGATTGAAGAAATTCTTCAGAAAAACCTTAAAGGGAGACTGCAAGGGATTGTATCAATGCTCGCTTCACTGGAAGAAAGAGCTGGAGACAACAG CTGCACCAatcacagcccctgccccagccacaaCCACACCGACCATAGCCTCAGCTTCACCAACCAAGACCACAGCCCCGTTGGACACCTGGGCCATCATTCTCATCGTATCTGTAATTGTGACCGTCCTGATCATCATTTGCATTATTGGGTACCGTTACAGAAAAAG TTGGCAGAAGATGCTGCTCAAAAGCTGCTGGGAGTGTGGTCTAGTTCAGAAGGTGTCTCAGCTGTTTGGCTGCCTTTCCACCTCCAGCTGTTCACCTGTTGACCTCCAGGAGCCGCAGTCCTTACAGCAAATGCAGAGACTTGCAGAAGGTCGTGAGGATACAGCAGATGCAATGCTCATGTCCTGTAGTCCATGA